A single genomic interval of Candidatus Atribacteria bacterium ADurb.Bin276 harbors:
- a CDS encoding Amidohydrolase codes for MSFYEDLFNQLLIWKKIDTHEHFLPQNTYQDHPDILLAILRESYLPWIVYGARDHNTITVTREGLLQGMKKIPASAFLRYIIEAFQYMYGFSDDEINQDNWEQLSQLIRESYSKKNMLDYWIFDKFNVEKVVHDRYWKLGEFDIDQSHYFAVFRIDPLFCGYSKEKLNHDRMNPHIEAAKQGIHIETFDEYLAYIDHLFKKAVAEGIGTMKCAVAYDRTLRFEKVKKEQAEKAFYKKDGTELSSEVRDFQDYVFYYCLQKAADHHLPIQIHTGPGKAFETAASHLGNIFEEFHDLKISLFHGSFPWVGEPGAMSLFYPNLYLDLVWLPVMSPSYAVMALSEWIETAGGARIMMGGDSWNAEGAVGSLLYNLKTIARVLAEKVEKKYLSRSSAEQIGKMILYDNPKEFLSR; via the coding sequence ATGTCTTTTTATGAAGATCTTTTTAATCAGCTCCTGATCTGGAAAAAAATCGATACCCATGAGCATTTTCTCCCACAAAATACTTATCAAGATCATCCCGATATTTTGTTGGCCATTCTTCGGGAAAGTTATCTTCCCTGGATTGTTTATGGAGCACGAGATCACAATACTATAACCGTAACCCGAGAAGGTCTTTTACAAGGTATGAAAAAAATACCGGCCAGCGCCTTTTTACGGTATATCATTGAAGCTTTTCAATATATGTATGGTTTTTCCGATGATGAAATCAATCAAGATAATTGGGAACAATTATCCCAACTTATTCGAGAAAGCTATTCAAAGAAAAATATGCTGGACTATTGGATTTTTGATAAGTTCAATGTCGAAAAGGTTGTTCATGATCGCTATTGGAAATTAGGTGAATTCGATATTGACCAAAGCCATTATTTTGCCGTTTTTAGAATTGATCCGTTGTTCTGTGGCTATTCAAAAGAAAAATTAAATCATGACCGAATGAACCCACATATCGAAGCTGCCAAGCAGGGAATTCACATTGAGACATTTGATGAATATCTTGCTTACATTGATCATCTTTTTAAAAAAGCAGTTGCGGAGGGAATCGGTACCATGAAATGTGCGGTTGCCTACGATCGGACACTTCGCTTTGAAAAGGTTAAAAAAGAGCAAGCTGAAAAAGCTTTTTATAAAAAGGATGGAACCGAGCTCTCTTCTGAAGTAAGAGATTTTCAGGACTATGTTTTCTATTATTGCCTCCAGAAAGCGGCTGATCATCATCTACCAATCCAAATTCACACTGGTCCGGGAAAGGCTTTCGAGACAGCTGCCTCACATTTAGGGAATATTTTTGAGGAATTCCACGACTTAAAAATATCGCTTTTCCATGGGAGTTTCCCCTGGGTTGGCGAGCCAGGAGCCATGTCTCTCTTTTATCCGAACCTGTATTTAGACCTGGTTTGGTTACCGGTGATGTCGCCATCCTATGCTGTTATGGCTTTGTCGGAATGGATTGAAACTGCCGGTGGGGCTCGAATCATGATGGGAGGAGATTCATGGAATGCCGAAGGGGCAGTTGGATCTCTTCTTTACAATCTCAAAACCATTGCTCGAGTATTGGCGGAAAAAGTTGAAAAGAAGTATCTGAGCCGGTCGTCAGCCGAACAAATTGGGAAAATGATTCTTTATGATAATCCCAAGGAGTTTTTAAGCAGATAA
- the rpe_2 gene encoding Ribulose-phosphate 3-epimerase — MNEQMIKISASLDCANYLDLLSDIRKLEKGGVNMLHLDIMDGHFVPNYALGTNLLRKLRPQTKLLFDVHFMTSNPEVSIPIFADLGADIITFHVETTSRLHQMVSSIKNLGKKVGLALNPSTPPDILEYILPYIDMVLVMTVDPGFVGQKFVPEVVKKVQTIKNLIESHQLNIDIAVDGGIGETTVPLLKKAGANVFIAGTTSIFSGKEEIEAASRKFRELCEKTY, encoded by the coding sequence ATGAATGAGCAAATGATAAAAATTAGTGCATCCTTGGATTGTGCTAATTATTTAGATTTGTTATCGGATATTCGAAAGTTAGAAAAAGGTGGAGTCAACATGCTCCACTTGGATATCATGGATGGACATTTTGTACCAAATTATGCTCTGGGTACCAATTTACTCCGAAAACTTCGTCCCCAAACCAAACTTCTGTTTGATGTTCATTTCATGACCAGTAATCCTGAAGTGTCAATTCCCATTTTTGCCGACTTGGGTGCGGATATCATTACTTTTCATGTTGAAACCACATCTCGTCTTCATCAGATGGTCAGTTCTATAAAAAATTTAGGGAAAAAGGTCGGATTAGCCCTAAATCCTTCAACACCACCAGATATTTTAGAGTATATTCTTCCTTATATCGATATGGTTTTAGTTATGACGGTAGATCCAGGATTTGTTGGGCAAAAATTTGTACCAGAAGTGGTAAAAAAAGTTCAAACCATCAAAAACCTGATTGAGTCCCATCAATTAAATATTGATATTGCTGTAGATGGAGGAATTGGTGAGACGACAGTTCCACTTCTAAAGAAAGCCGGTGCCAATGTATTTATAGCCGGGACTACCAGTATCTTTTCCGGAAAAGAAGAAATTGAAGCTGCTTCCCGAAAATTTAGAGAATTGTGTGAAAAAACTTATTAA
- the gatD gene encoding Galactitol-1-phosphate 5-dehydrogenase encodes MDTMKALVLLKKGDIQFLSVPKPKPARGEALIRVKACGICGSDIPRIYGGIAYYYPSIPGHEFAGEVEEVGDPSLDKNWVGKRVTVFPLIPCYNCRLCQIGLYEMCENYGYIGSRRDGAFAEYVTVPVANCMDLPGKVSYESGAFSEPAAVTLHALRRSSIPFGKTVAVFGLGPIGVLFGIWAKISGARRLIGFDIDQKKVDFARENGFNEAMIPEPEKLEKAVENYTEAGGFDLTCEASGSNRALVQSIKITHKFGEVLLLGNQERDVTLTPKEMSLILRKQLTLHGTWNSRFTHIGSDWKAVLEFENSGQANFKPFISHRLTLEEAPEFIQLMRDKKVFYNKVLIIP; translated from the coding sequence ATGGATACCATGAAAGCATTAGTTCTGTTGAAAAAGGGTGATATTCAATTCCTAAGCGTTCCCAAACCAAAACCAGCGAGAGGAGAAGCCCTAATACGAGTAAAGGCCTGTGGTATCTGTGGATCTGATATTCCTCGAATTTATGGAGGTATTGCTTATTATTATCCCTCGATACCCGGACATGAGTTTGCTGGTGAAGTTGAGGAAGTTGGCGATCCCAGTTTAGATAAGAATTGGGTTGGAAAAAGAGTGACGGTTTTTCCTTTGATTCCCTGCTATAATTGTCGTTTATGCCAGATCGGGTTATATGAAATGTGTGAAAATTATGGGTATATTGGATCGCGACGTGACGGAGCTTTTGCTGAATATGTTACTGTTCCGGTAGCCAATTGTATGGATCTCCCCGGAAAGGTTTCTTATGAATCGGGGGCATTCAGCGAACCGGCGGCAGTAACCCTGCATGCTCTACGGAGGTCATCGATACCATTTGGAAAAACTGTTGCTGTTTTTGGGTTGGGTCCCATTGGAGTACTTTTCGGAATCTGGGCAAAAATTTCAGGAGCCAGGCGTTTGATCGGTTTCGATATCGATCAAAAAAAAGTTGATTTTGCCCGGGAAAATGGTTTTAATGAGGCAATGATTCCCGAACCAGAAAAATTAGAAAAAGCCGTGGAAAATTATACCGAAGCCGGTGGTTTCGATCTCACTTGTGAAGCTTCGGGAAGCAACCGAGCCTTAGTTCAATCCATAAAAATAACTCACAAGTTTGGCGAGGTCCTGCTCTTGGGAAACCAGGAACGGGATGTTACCTTAACCCCTAAAGAGATGAGCCTTATTTTGAGAAAACAGCTGACGTTACATGGGACCTGGAATTCTCGATTTACTCATATTGGATCAGATTGGAAGGCAGTTCTGGAATTTGAGAATTCTGGCCAAGCTAATTTTAAACCTTTCATTTCTCATCGTCTTACCTTGGAAGAAGCTCCTGAGTTTATCCAGCTGATGAGAGATAAAAAAGTATTCTACAACAAAGTTCTCATCATTCCCTGA
- the gutB_3 gene encoding Sorbitol dehydrogenase — translation MKAAVLEGIDQLVVKEVPDYKVGLGEVLVRVKTCAVCGSDLRIMHSGNPRVKYPQIVGHEIAGEVVEVGAGVERLGVGDRVAVGADVPCGKCYWCQNGMGTNCAINYAVGYQFPGGFAEYILLNELTVNQQVVNLIPDTLSFDEASLAEPLACAINGLEMSQLGVGDTLCIIGAGPIGCMMIELGRHMGATNIIVIQRSQKRLDMAKKYGADHYFLSNDPDIEAKVKGVTKGEGPDVIMITCASPDAQEQSLLLARHRARINFFGGLASTARKLNISSNLIHYKELNVLGSHGSLPRHHKKAIQIIDKRMVHTEQYITHRFPLDQIHEAFHAAESREGLKVVVNP, via the coding sequence ATGAAAGCTGCTGTCTTAGAAGGAATTGATCAATTGGTGGTTAAAGAGGTGCCAGATTATAAAGTTGGACTAGGAGAAGTTCTGGTTCGAGTCAAAACCTGTGCAGTTTGTGGATCTGACCTACGAATTATGCATTCGGGAAATCCTCGGGTTAAGTATCCTCAAATAGTCGGACATGAAATCGCTGGAGAAGTTGTTGAAGTGGGAGCTGGTGTTGAACGGTTAGGGGTTGGAGATCGAGTAGCCGTCGGTGCTGATGTTCCTTGTGGGAAATGCTATTGGTGCCAGAATGGCATGGGAACCAACTGTGCTATCAATTATGCAGTCGGTTATCAATTTCCTGGTGGGTTTGCAGAATATATCCTTTTGAACGAACTCACTGTAAACCAACAAGTCGTCAACCTAATACCCGATACTTTATCTTTTGATGAAGCCAGTCTGGCAGAACCATTAGCCTGTGCTATAAATGGTTTGGAGATGAGTCAGTTGGGAGTTGGAGATACCCTTTGTATAATAGGGGCTGGTCCGATTGGTTGCATGATGATCGAGTTAGGACGACATATGGGAGCAACCAATATCATTGTTATCCAAAGGTCGCAAAAGCGTTTGGATATGGCTAAAAAATATGGCGCCGATCATTACTTCCTCAGCAATGACCCTGATATAGAAGCCAAGGTAAAAGGAGTTACTAAGGGTGAAGGACCAGATGTCATTATGATTACCTGTGCATCTCCTGACGCCCAAGAACAATCCCTCCTTTTAGCACGACATCGAGCACGAATAAATTTTTTTGGTGGTTTGGCTTCAACCGCCAGAAAACTCAACATATCCAGTAATCTAATTCATTATAAAGAACTTAACGTATTAGGAAGTCATGGTAGCCTACCTCGTCATCATAAAAAAGCTATCCAAATCATTGATAAAAGAATGGTTCATACCGAACAATACATTACTCATCGGTTCCCTTTGGATCAAATTCATGAAGCTTTCCATGCTGCTGAATCAAGAGAAGGATTGAAAGTGGTGGTGAACCCTTAA
- a CDS encoding OsmC-like protein: MVTTFKATGHWDGCLRIKSIVRDFSLAYDEPPSLGGEDTAPNPVEAILSSLVGCLGIVACVVANEKKIPFEGIDISVEGDLDPRGFMGQDKNVRPGMQSIRYNIKVKGNLSDTQLKEFLEEIEKRCPVSDTLKNGTSVTGRIGKV; the protein is encoded by the coding sequence ATGGTAACGACTTTTAAAGCGACTGGACATTGGGATGGATGTTTGAGAATAAAATCAATAGTGCGTGATTTTTCACTTGCCTATGATGAGCCGCCTTCTCTTGGTGGCGAAGATACCGCTCCCAATCCAGTTGAAGCAATACTCTCGTCTTTAGTTGGATGTTTAGGTATTGTTGCTTGTGTAGTGGCTAATGAGAAAAAGATACCTTTTGAAGGGATTGATATTAGTGTTGAAGGCGATCTTGACCCAAGAGGATTTATGGGACAAGATAAAAATGTCAGACCTGGAATGCAGTCTATTCGATATAATATCAAAGTCAAAGGAAATTTAAGCGATACACAGCTGAAAGAATTTTTAGAGGAAATTGAAAAAAGATGTCCAGTATCCGATACTTTGAAAAATGGAACAAGTGTGACTGGAAGAATTGGAAAAGTATAG